One stretch of Brevibacillus laterosporus DNA includes these proteins:
- the minD gene encoding septum site-determining protein MinD produces the protein MGIAIVVTSGKGGVGKTTSSANIGTALALNGQKVCMVDTDIGLRNLDVVMGLENRIIYDLIDVAEGSCRLQQALIKDKRFETLSLLPAAQTKDKSAITPEQMEDIVTQLKRDFDYVIIDCPAGIEQGFRNAVAGADQAIVVTTPEKAAVRDADRIIGLLERENVGMPKLVINRVRSHMVKNGDMLDVEDILDLLAIDLLGVIPDDEYIIKSANSGEPAVMNHESRASLAYRNVARRLLGESVPLLPLQVKPGVFHKFRKFFGLK, from the coding sequence GTGGGTATTGCAATAGTTGTTACTTCAGGAAAAGGCGGAGTGGGTAAGACCACCTCATCTGCTAATATAGGAACCGCATTGGCTCTCAATGGCCAGAAGGTGTGCATGGTAGATACAGATATCGGATTGCGCAATCTGGATGTGGTCATGGGACTGGAGAATCGTATCATATACGACCTGATTGATGTAGCGGAAGGTAGCTGTCGCTTGCAACAGGCTTTAATTAAAGATAAGCGTTTTGAGACACTGTCGCTATTACCAGCAGCACAGACCAAAGATAAATCGGCCATCACACCAGAACAAATGGAAGATATTGTCACACAACTCAAGCGTGACTTCGACTATGTCATTATTGATTGTCCAGCAGGTATTGAACAAGGATTCCGCAACGCTGTAGCTGGAGCAGATCAGGCTATTGTTGTGACGACGCCGGAAAAGGCAGCAGTACGTGACGCGGATCGTATCATTGGTCTTCTTGAACGTGAGAATGTAGGTATGCCAAAATTAGTAATTAATCGAGTGCGGTCCCATATGGTCAAAAATGGCGATATGCTAGATGTGGAAGACATTCTTGATTTGCTTGCCATTGATTTACTAGGCGTAATTCCTGATGATGAATATATCATAAAATCAGCCAATTCAGGTGAGCCAGCAGTTATGAATCACGAGTCCCGTGCGTCTCTTGCATATCGAAATGTAGCAAGGCGTTTATTAGGAGAATCAGTTCCCTTACTACCGCTTCAGGTTAAGCCAGGAGTTTTTCATAAGTTCCGTAAGTTTTTTGGCTTAAAATAA
- the rodA gene encoding rod shape-determining protein RodA, with protein sequence MDFEKRYIKQLDWLILLILLSLGLFSYLGISGSAPGVATANRQLMWYGIGFGVLFCTLIVDYRVFRQLSYVAYAGGLVLLFGVFFTKVINGATSWYNLGVVLFQPSEPMKIFTILAAAHYMSKHEEKLGKPYYLYEWWPVFLIVGVPLLMIFKQPDLGTALVFCAILATMLIVGGIRVRHMITFSGISTFFVGLVTYVYMYHKEDIFFKLIKPYQWARIESWLNPYHDPVGQGFQLLQSLIAIGSGQLTGKGLQTATQASLLWVPVGESDFIFTVIAERLGFIGAGIMMILFFVLVYRMIRIAMECNDPFGAYVVSGVVGMLTFQIFENIGMTIQLMPITGLPLPFISYGGSSLLTNFLTIGVVLNIGMRKQKLSFD encoded by the coding sequence ATGGATTTTGAAAAACGATATATAAAGCAGCTGGATTGGTTGATTCTGTTAATCCTCCTGAGTCTCGGCCTGTTTAGTTATCTTGGTATTAGTGGATCTGCTCCAGGGGTGGCGACAGCAAATCGACAGCTTATGTGGTATGGCATTGGATTTGGTGTATTGTTTTGTACACTGATTGTCGATTATCGTGTGTTTAGACAACTATCGTATGTAGCGTACGCCGGAGGATTAGTTTTGCTTTTTGGTGTATTTTTTACAAAGGTTATTAACGGGGCTACTAGTTGGTATAATTTAGGGGTTGTTTTATTTCAACCATCGGAACCTATGAAAATTTTTACGATATTAGCTGCTGCACACTATATGTCTAAGCATGAGGAAAAATTGGGTAAACCCTATTATCTCTATGAATGGTGGCCTGTATTTCTGATTGTTGGGGTACCGCTTCTGATGATATTTAAACAGCCTGATTTGGGTACTGCTTTAGTTTTTTGTGCCATACTAGCGACCATGTTGATCGTTGGCGGCATCAGAGTACGCCACATGATTACATTTAGTGGAATTTCTACCTTTTTTGTGGGATTAGTTACCTATGTTTATATGTACCATAAGGAAGATATCTTTTTTAAATTGATTAAACCTTATCAATGGGCTCGTATTGAATCTTGGTTAAACCCGTATCATGATCCGGTAGGGCAAGGGTTTCAGCTTTTACAATCCCTTATTGCTATTGGATCAGGACAGTTAACGGGAAAAGGCTTACAAACGGCTACACAGGCTAGCTTGTTATGGGTACCCGTTGGTGAGAGTGATTTTATTTTTACGGTAATTGCTGAACGTTTGGGTTTTATTGGTGCAGGAATTATGATGATTCTGTTTTTCGTATTGGTCTATCGGATGATTCGGATTGCTATGGAATGTAATGATCCATTCGGTGCCTATGTGGTATCAGGTGTGGTTGGAATGCTTACGTTTCAAATCTTCGAGAATATTGGAATGACCATCCAACTAATGCCAATTACTGGTTTGCCGTTGCCGTTTATTAGTTATGGTGGAAGTTCTCTTCTGACCAATTTTTTAACAATAGGGGTAGTATTAAATATCGGAATGAGGAAGCAGAAACTTAGTTTCGATTAA
- a CDS encoding cold-shock protein: MQQGTVKWFNAEKGFGFIQVEGGEDVFVHYSAIQTEGFKTLEEGQKVEFEIVQGSRGPQASNVNRL; encoded by the coding sequence ATGCAACAAGGTACTGTAAAATGGTTTAACGCAGAAAAAGGTTTCGGCTTCATTCAAGTAGAAGGCGGAGAAGATGTATTCGTACACTACAGCGCTATCCAAACTGAAGGTTTCAAAACTCTTGAAGAAGGTCAAAAAGTTGAGTTTGAAATCGTTCAAGGTAGCCGCGGACCACAAGCTTCTAACGTTAATCGTCTGTAA
- a CDS encoding penicillin-binding protein — protein sequence MGENQEQPKSHIATRLNVLFFFVFLFFAAVILRLAYVQIVEGEQYQHDLEKYSIRQLPIPAPRGRILDVNHNVLVSNKPVFTVTYTSEQKRAVDEEAVAEKLTGLLQMDEKMGTDKELVKKATELRTTLPVTLKPEQSQKVIQQLTPKINALPNPSHLKGMKDYDLVKTAFSLGLTVRSPFDENDREALQKKLPATINVDGKNVDTKTAYDRELLKYIITANIPYPIALEDKVKESLQKEVNLLLSKMPTVNELSSKTDAELLQYTAMFDLDVALPLTPEQRKYQWHRISILNSIRDYSMPKFIPRRIKENATEIEVAKINENLSELPGINVIVEPVRQIRQDEDGAFATHILGYISPINASQVNEYLAMGYSKTDRIGVEGLERYYEKDLRGKDGIMDVQVNKDAETVVKGQSRAAIPGNDLVLSLDYRFQSKVEEILKRNVNEMRRSAKGKVDSASAVVMNPNTGEVLALANYPDYDLNLHYNRKQFNENYEKVVAPAQLNNVTRGVFPPASTVKPISVMMALQEKLVTPYESIYDPGYFQFGDVKKRNWKLSGHGQVDARRAIAVSNNTYMYTMGWRLKERELAKGNSYRESFKVISFYNQQFGLGVKTGIDLPSEKSGWPAPTFEMGRIADALIGQYDSFTPIQLAQYVSILANGGYRIRPHMVKEIRKGSVDPKTPGDVITTIEPKVLNKIDIDPSYLKLVQEGMRRVTQGEGTAARTLAGLPFSVAAKTGTAQTGGTTSDNSLILGYAPYEKPKISFVVVVPHSGGHGSDKIAREMLEAYHALYPLSNTVTPTE from the coding sequence ATGGGAGAGAACCAAGAACAACCTAAATCCCATATTGCCACTAGATTAAACGTTTTGTTTTTTTTCGTATTTCTGTTTTTTGCTGCTGTTATTTTACGCCTTGCCTACGTACAAATCGTAGAAGGAGAACAATATCAGCACGATTTAGAAAAATATAGTATTAGACAATTGCCAATACCTGCACCCCGTGGTCGTATCTTAGATGTGAACCACAATGTGTTGGTCTCGAATAAGCCTGTCTTTACCGTTACGTACACCTCTGAGCAAAAGCGGGCGGTTGACGAAGAGGCAGTAGCTGAAAAATTGACAGGCTTGCTCCAAATGGACGAAAAGATGGGTACCGACAAAGAGTTGGTTAAAAAAGCAACTGAACTACGTACGACATTGCCTGTCACTTTAAAGCCTGAGCAATCTCAGAAGGTAATCCAGCAATTGACTCCCAAAATTAATGCTCTACCAAATCCTTCTCATCTAAAGGGAATGAAAGACTATGATTTGGTAAAGACAGCTTTTTCTTTGGGACTTACAGTTCGTTCACCTTTTGATGAAAATGATCGTGAAGCTTTGCAAAAAAAATTGCCAGCAACGATTAATGTAGACGGAAAGAACGTGGATACAAAGACAGCGTATGATCGAGAATTGTTAAAGTACATCATCACCGCAAACATCCCGTACCCAATTGCTCTTGAAGACAAAGTAAAGGAATCTTTGCAAAAAGAAGTAAATTTGCTCTTAAGTAAGATGCCTACTGTAAATGAGCTTAGTAGCAAAACAGATGCAGAATTACTTCAGTATACTGCCATGTTTGATTTGGATGTTGCATTGCCACTTACACCTGAACAACGCAAGTATCAGTGGCATCGCATTAGTATCTTAAATAGTATTCGAGATTATAGCATGCCTAAATTTATTCCTCGCCGTATCAAGGAGAATGCTACCGAAATTGAAGTAGCCAAAATCAATGAAAATTTAAGTGAATTGCCTGGTATTAATGTAATCGTTGAACCTGTTCGTCAAATTAGGCAAGATGAGGATGGAGCCTTTGCTACACATATCCTTGGGTATATCAGTCCTATAAATGCAAGTCAGGTCAATGAGTATCTCGCAATGGGGTATTCCAAGACAGATCGCATTGGTGTCGAGGGTTTAGAGAGATATTATGAGAAAGATTTACGCGGAAAAGATGGCATTATGGACGTGCAGGTAAATAAGGATGCAGAAACGGTAGTGAAAGGACAATCTCGTGCAGCAATACCTGGTAATGACTTGGTCTTGTCCCTAGATTATCGATTCCAAAGTAAAGTGGAAGAAATCCTGAAACGAAATGTCAATGAGATGAGACGTTCTGCCAAAGGAAAAGTAGATTCTGCTTCAGCCGTCGTGATGAATCCTAATACGGGTGAGGTTTTGGCCTTGGCCAACTACCCTGACTATGATTTAAATCTTCACTATAATCGTAAGCAATTCAATGAAAACTATGAGAAAGTGGTTGCTCCCGCGCAGCTTAACAACGTAACACGGGGTGTCTTTCCGCCAGCTTCTACGGTTAAACCGATTTCGGTGATGATGGCTTTACAAGAGAAGCTAGTTACACCATATGAGTCGATTTATGATCCAGGCTATTTCCAGTTCGGTGATGTAAAGAAGCGTAACTGGAAACTGAGTGGTCATGGTCAAGTTGACGCAAGGCGGGCAATAGCCGTGTCCAATAACACGTACATGTACACAATGGGATGGAGATTGAAGGAGCGCGAACTAGCAAAAGGAAATAGCTATCGTGAATCCTTCAAGGTTATTAGTTTTTACAATCAGCAATTTGGACTAGGTGTTAAAACGGGCATTGATTTGCCGAGTGAAAAGTCAGGCTGGCCAGCTCCGACATTTGAAATGGGACGTATTGCCGATGCTCTTATTGGACAGTATGATAGTTTTACGCCTATACAATTAGCCCAATATGTTTCTATACTCGCAAATGGTGGCTATCGAATCCGTCCGCATATGGTTAAAGAAATCCGGAAGGGGTCCGTTGATCCGAAGACCCCAGGTGATGTGATTACAACAATAGAGCCAAAGGTATTAAATAAAATTGATATTGACCCAAGCTATCTCAAGCTAGTCCAAGAAGGGATGCGTCGTGTTACACAAGGAGAAGGTACTGCAGCGAGAACATTAGCTGGTCTACCATTTAGTGTCGCTGCTAAAACAGGTACCGCTCAAACAGGAGGAACAACTTCTGATAACTCCTTGATCCTCGGGTATGCACCTTACGAAAAACCAAAGATATCCTTTGTGGTAGTAGTTCCTCATTCTGGAGGCCATGGTTCAGATAAGATTGCACGTGAAATGCTGGAGGCGTATCATGCTCTGTATCCACTTAGTAACACGGTAACGCCGACAGAGTAG
- a CDS encoding septum formation inhibitor Maf, which produces MNPEQQIVLASSSPRRQELLAFLGLPFRIQVSNVDETTSDGIAPEEIVKILSLRKADAVAKNLSFGLVIGSDTIVVLDGQVLGKPRDEEDAFRMLTSLAGREHEVYSGLAIVDVATGKIAVDYSSTQVKMRTMTAEEIRGYIASKEPMDKAGSYAIQGLGSTIVERIEGDYFTVVGLPLNRLAQMLNQFGISLLNK; this is translated from the coding sequence ATGAATCCAGAACAGCAAATCGTATTAGCCTCTTCTTCCCCGCGACGTCAAGAGTTGCTCGCTTTCTTGGGACTTCCTTTTCGTATTCAAGTAAGCAATGTTGATGAGACGACTTCTGATGGGATTGCACCAGAAGAAATCGTGAAAATCTTGTCTCTTAGAAAAGCGGATGCAGTTGCCAAAAATTTGTCATTTGGTCTAGTTATTGGCTCTGATACAATTGTTGTACTAGACGGACAGGTATTAGGAAAACCACGTGATGAAGAAGATGCGTTTCGGATGCTCACCTCTCTAGCAGGACGCGAGCATGAAGTATATAGCGGTCTTGCTATTGTTGATGTTGCGACTGGGAAGATAGCAGTTGATTATTCTTCAACACAGGTTAAAATGCGCACGATGACAGCTGAAGAGATACGTGGATACATCGCTAGTAAAGAACCGATGGATAAAGCTGGTTCTTACGCTATACAGGGCCTTGGATCGACGATTGTAGAACGAATCGAGGGCGATTATTTTACGGTAGTAGGCTTGCCACTTAATCGCTTGGCCCAGATGCTTAATCAATTTGGAATTTCCCTGTTAAACAAGTAG
- the mreD gene encoding rod shape-determining protein MreD — translation MFSRTKLSLFLLMLFILEGSVVQVFVPSAWGMSYETIPRFALVGTILISLFIGRREGLLYGLVFGLLQDVVFGHIIGVYTLSMMVASYLAGLVLMLFHRSFAVVFTTLLLVLFGHEWLTYTLFRLFVTNPVDVQWTLTHEIFPTVLLNMVFAAFVYVPMKKLCLQVQENKERSHE, via the coding sequence ATGTTTTCACGAACGAAATTGTCCCTCTTTTTACTAATGTTGTTTATATTGGAAGGATCGGTCGTACAAGTTTTTGTACCGAGTGCATGGGGGATGTCTTACGAGACAATTCCCCGCTTTGCTTTGGTCGGAACAATCCTGATTTCTTTGTTTATCGGTAGACGAGAAGGATTACTATATGGATTGGTCTTTGGGCTGTTACAAGATGTTGTTTTTGGTCATATCATTGGTGTGTATACGTTATCTATGATGGTAGCAAGTTACCTTGCTGGACTGGTCTTAATGCTATTTCATCGTAGCTTTGCCGTGGTGTTTACAACTCTTCTTCTAGTTCTGTTTGGACATGAGTGGCTTACTTATACACTATTCCGTTTGTTTGTTACCAATCCTGTAGATGTGCAGTGGACACTTACTCACGAAATCTTCCCGACGGTTCTTCTTAATATGGTGTTTGCGGCATTCGTCTATGTGCCAATGAAAAAGCTTTGTTTGCAAGTGCAAGAAAACAAAGAGCGCTCTCATGAGTAG
- the minC gene encoding septum site-determining protein MinC yields the protein MNTTKSKVIIKGTKDGLVFFMDETCSFSELLDDLREKIEHSHQQILSGPLIRITLKLGKRYCTPEQQEELTQIIRTKGNLVIHMIDSDVILKEEAYKEAKAPGLIVQTNTVRSGQVLEYDGDILLLGDVNPGGTIKSTGSIFVLGNLRGAAQAGTNGNKDAVIASASLHPTQLRIAEVISRPGDEWSDYSGTTEFAYLEEDRMVVAKMNFLHRLRSDMGEKKA from the coding sequence ATGAATACGACCAAAAGTAAAGTAATCATCAAAGGGACCAAAGATGGGCTTGTCTTTTTTATGGACGAGACTTGCTCATTTTCGGAGCTATTGGATGATTTGCGTGAAAAAATTGAGCACAGTCATCAACAAATTTTAAGTGGTCCTCTCATCAGGATCACATTAAAGCTTGGGAAGCGTTACTGTACTCCAGAACAACAGGAAGAGTTAACGCAGATTATTCGAACGAAGGGTAATCTGGTTATTCATATGATCGACTCGGATGTGATTCTAAAGGAAGAAGCATACAAAGAAGCAAAAGCTCCCGGATTGATTGTACAAACAAACACGGTTCGTTCCGGTCAGGTATTGGAATACGACGGAGATATTTTGTTACTAGGGGATGTTAATCCTGGTGGTACGATAAAAAGTACAGGCAGTATCTTCGTGTTAGGTAATCTTCGTGGTGCAGCGCAAGCGGGGACGAATGGCAACAAAGATGCTGTGATCGCCTCCGCTTCCTTGCACCCTACCCAACTGAGGATTGCGGAAGTAATCAGCCGTCCGGGAGATGAATGGTCGGACTATAGCGGTACCACCGAGTTTGCTTATTTAGAAGAGGATCGGATGGTGGTCGCTAAAATGAACTTTTTGCATCGCTTACGTTCAGATATGGGTGAGAAGAAAGCATAA
- the mreC gene encoding rod shape-determining protein MreC — MSFFGNRKLIIVLIGLVVLLVVMGYTAKDRMNLTWPEKFMKDTTSVVQGFFYRPAQAVSQFVHNVQDAYHVYEENRVLKASLDQYAQMSAELRAVKYENEQLRESLGTKQNYHDYNVIYSEVAARNTSQWNDVLVINSGSKQGVKKDMAVMTSKGLIGRVKDVSNFSATVELLTSKESSNRNHVSGYILPTQPVQTPNSTAGNGQQTNGANSTANVAKPKPVSGILEDYDSVGKLLIMRKISLDQKISPNDAVITSGLGGMIPSKLPIGVVVKTEPGDYGLTQTAYIRPYADFTLISDVLVIDRKSVMTPAGEMVPSGQGTTQESKGKGGK; from the coding sequence ATGTCATTCTTCGGTAATCGCAAACTCATAATTGTATTGATTGGCTTGGTTGTTCTGTTAGTAGTGATGGGGTATACCGCCAAAGACAGAATGAACTTGACATGGCCTGAAAAGTTTATGAAAGATACAACCAGCGTGGTGCAGGGCTTCTTTTATCGCCCTGCTCAGGCTGTTTCGCAGTTTGTTCATAATGTTCAAGATGCGTATCACGTGTATGAAGAAAATCGCGTATTAAAAGCAAGTTTGGATCAATACGCCCAAATGTCTGCTGAGTTAAGAGCTGTAAAGTATGAAAATGAACAACTTAGAGAGAGCCTTGGCACAAAGCAAAATTACCATGACTACAATGTAATATATTCAGAAGTAGCGGCAAGAAATACGAGTCAGTGGAATGATGTGCTAGTTATTAATAGCGGTAGCAAACAAGGTGTGAAGAAAGATATGGCGGTCATGACTTCTAAAGGCTTGATTGGTAGAGTGAAGGATGTGTCCAATTTTTCTGCAACAGTTGAATTGCTCACAAGCAAAGAGAGCTCTAACCGTAACCATGTTTCTGGCTACATTTTGCCTACCCAACCTGTTCAAACTCCGAATTCGACTGCGGGTAATGGGCAACAGACAAATGGAGCAAACAGTACTGCAAATGTGGCGAAGCCTAAACCTGTGAGTGGAATTTTAGAAGATTACGACTCGGTTGGAAAATTACTGATCATGCGTAAAATTTCATTGGATCAAAAGATAAGCCCGAATGATGCGGTTATCACGTCTGGTCTGGGGGGTATGATTCCTAGTAAGCTGCCAATCGGTGTGGTGGTCAAAACAGAACCGGGTGACTATGGTTTAACTCAAACTGCCTATATTAGACCATACGCCGATTTCACATTGATTTCCGATGTATTGGTTATTGATCGCAAGTCTGTGATGACACCGGCTGGTGAGATGGTCCCTTCTGGTCAAGGCACCACTCAGGAATCGAAGGGAAAAGGGGGCAAATAG
- a CDS encoding JAB domain-containing protein encodes MNCNNLKLKNVPTYERPRERLLRQGSAALSDVELLAILLRTGTEKDSVQGVAQRLLAVFGDLQQLATASHEELTDISGIGPVKAVEIQAALELGRRSALKVRDIRISIRLPRDVAEYMMPEMAGLVQEHFVCLFLNTKNQVIGKKTVFVGSLDSSIVHPRDIYREAIKRSSASIICLHNHPSGDPAPSKEDINVTKILLQAGDLVGIPLLDHVIIGDGRYVSLKEQGYM; translated from the coding sequence ATGAACTGTAACAATTTGAAGCTAAAAAACGTCCCTACATATGAGCGTCCGCGCGAGCGTTTGCTAAGGCAAGGGTCTGCTGCTTTATCTGATGTTGAACTCTTAGCGATTTTACTTCGGACAGGCACAGAAAAAGACTCAGTCCAAGGTGTAGCGCAACGCTTATTAGCTGTGTTTGGCGATTTGCAACAACTCGCAACAGCTTCTCATGAGGAGCTGACAGATATAAGCGGGATTGGTCCCGTTAAGGCTGTGGAAATACAGGCCGCTTTGGAGCTGGGGCGCAGATCAGCGCTTAAAGTCCGAGATATTCGTATCAGTATTCGCTTGCCAAGAGATGTAGCGGAGTATATGATGCCGGAAATGGCTGGTCTTGTGCAAGAACATTTTGTATGCCTGTTTTTAAATACAAAAAATCAGGTTATCGGGAAGAAAACAGTTTTTGTGGGAAGCTTGGATTCTTCTATTGTTCATCCGCGCGATATTTACCGCGAAGCGATAAAACGCTCTAGCGCCTCTATAATCTGTTTGCATAATCATCCAAGCGGAGATCCTGCTCCGAGCAAAGAGGATATTAATGTGACTAAAATTCTGCTTCAAGCAGGGGATTTAGTAGGAATCCCTCTTTTGGATCATGTTATTATTGGAGATGGCCGATACGTTAGTTTAAAAGAACAGGGATATATGTAA
- a CDS encoding rod shape-determining protein — protein sequence MFGSFTRDMGIDLGTANTLVFVKGKGIVVSEPSVVAIRTDTNTIEAVGNAAKNMIGRTPGNIVAVRPMKDGVIADFETTATMMRYFIRQAQKNQGFFSRRPNVMVCVPSGITAVEKRAVEDATKQAGAKEAYTIEEPFAAAIGADLPVWEPTGSMVVDIGGGTTEVAIISLGGIVTSRSIRVAGDEMDEAIIQYIKRRYNLMIGERTSETLKMEIGSAIAPDEQETVDIRGRDLVTGLPKTISVTSTEIAEALAETIMSIVEAVKITLEKSPPELAADIMDRGIVLTGGGALLRHIDRLLTRETGMPVHVAENALDCVAIGTGRALENLHLFKSKHGITSSRARRR from the coding sequence ATGTTTGGTAGTTTCACACGCGATATGGGGATTGACTTGGGAACAGCTAATACCCTCGTATTCGTTAAAGGAAAAGGAATTGTGGTGAGCGAGCCTTCTGTTGTAGCGATCCGCACTGATACAAATACAATTGAGGCTGTAGGTAATGCGGCAAAAAATATGATTGGCCGTACTCCAGGTAATATCGTGGCTGTTCGTCCCATGAAAGACGGAGTTATTGCTGATTTTGAAACCACTGCAACCATGATGCGTTATTTCATTCGCCAAGCGCAGAAAAATCAAGGCTTTTTTAGCCGCCGTCCAAATGTAATGGTTTGTGTACCATCTGGGATTACAGCGGTCGAAAAACGTGCGGTAGAAGATGCAACCAAACAAGCAGGAGCTAAGGAAGCGTATACTATTGAAGAGCCATTTGCAGCTGCGATTGGTGCTGATTTGCCTGTTTGGGAACCAACAGGTAGCATGGTAGTGGACATTGGGGGCGGTACGACGGAAGTAGCGATCATCTCACTAGGTGGAATTGTAACTAGCCGTTCCATTCGTGTAGCTGGTGATGAAATGGATGAAGCTATCATTCAGTACATTAAACGTCGTTACAATCTGATGATTGGTGAACGTACTTCTGAGACGTTAAAAATGGAGATTGGCTCCGCTATCGCCCCGGATGAACAAGAAACGGTAGATATTCGTGGACGTGACCTTGTGACTGGTCTGCCAAAGACGATCTCTGTTACGAGTACGGAGATCGCAGAAGCATTGGCAGAAACGATTATGTCGATTGTGGAAGCTGTGAAAATTACGTTGGAGAAAAGTCCTCCAGAATTGGCAGCAGATATCATGGACCGCGGAATCGTATTAACAGGGGGCGGGGCACTGCTGCGTCATATTGACCGTCTGTTAACGCGTGAAACAGGCATGCCTGTCCATGTCGCAGAGAATGCTCTTGACTGTGTGGCAATCGGAACAGGACGAGCGCTTGAGAATTTGCATCTCTTTAAATCTAAACATGGAATTACATCTTCACGAGCAAGAAGACGATAA